The following are from one region of the Pocillopora verrucosa isolate sample1 chromosome 3, ASM3666991v2, whole genome shotgun sequence genome:
- the LOC131772353 gene encoding non-canonical poly(A) RNA polymerase protein Trf4-1 yields MFCPLMMDPRIGWIQPEQKGPAHDTWTAVLEDVTSPTMVDNHRSREYIPLNRKNTFNEEVESTKLNNLINSDKNHVTKKKRVENQTPWCSKDKSYPDGSVGLHEEILDFYNFMKPRTAEHTMRQEVIARVQEVIRRLWPTADVEVYGSFRTGLYLPTSDIDIVVFGNWERLPLWTLEQALTANKIAEASSMKVLDKASVPIIKLTDQKTNVKVDISFNVPAGLKAAEFVKDQIEIFPCLPPLVLVLKQFLLQRELNEVFTGGISSYSLILMAISFLQNHNRKEGRTLKNNLGVLLIEFFELYGRNLNYTNVGIRVKDGGTYFSKQEVLHSMDDVFNQSCALLCIEDPFTPGNYIGKSSYKFMEVKQAFEYAYDVLSKQVLKEDSCSHDRNFERPEQEGAGHLSRIVRVTDDVVEYRDWVARVWPSYDVPLIAGVSQSPPTYASIANRHVQPETPGITSLDVINKSATWPLGRSQLNAVTLVSENEKVTDKEEEPLVRHTSADSLFTLAGGIEMKVNKNSVWSATSVRKLADSLAQDNVAKKRMSSETKPANSLRHLKPTITAIPSSVSTSSSSPVTSYSGAIKQSLTPSLKQTIGTPAKASVVDSSSKLKAVAVVGPLSSGSPKKAEEQKTCASNNNNAVVSSPKLDCVTTRQLSKDNGMGKQSSPTIFLNSKKNNDNSNQNNNNNNNNNNHGKSYTNSGSKSSSKHKGGKSPKSKKGRS; encoded by the exons ATGTTTTGCCCGCTGATGATGGATCCCAGGATTGGTTGGATTCAACCGGAGCAAAAGGGGCCAGCTCATGACACATGGACAGCAGTTTTGGAGGATGTCACTTCACCAACGATGGTCGACAATCATCGTAGCAGGGAATACATCCCTTTGAATCggaaaaatacttttaatgAAGAAGTGGAAAGTACCAAATTGAACAACCTTATAAATTCCGACAAGAATCATGTTACTAAGAAGAAAAGAGTTGAGAATCAAACCCCTTGGTGCTCCAAAGATAAAAGTTATCCAGACGGGTCGGTGGG GCTTCATGAGGAAATCTTGGACTTCTACAATTTTATGAAACCTCGAACGGCCGAACATACCATGCGACAAGAAGTGATAGCCAGGGTTCAAGAAGTCATCAGACGGCTCTGGCCTACGGCTGAT GTGGAGGTGTATGGAAGCTTTCGGACGGGGCTTTATTTACCAACCAG CGACATCGATATTGTTGTGTTTGGAAATTGGGAGAGACTGCCGTTATGGACGCTTGAGCAAGCACTCACGGCAAATAAGATCGCCGAGGCTTCATCTATGAAAGTCTTAGACAAGGCATCG GTTCCAATAATCAAACTGACAGATCAAAAAACCAATGTGAAAGTGGACATAAGCTTTAACGTTCCAGCTGGATTGAAGGCTGCTGAATTTGTTAAG gACCAAATAGAAATCTTTCCATGTTTGCCACCTTTGGTGTTAGTTTTGAAACAGTTCTTGCTGCAGCGAGAACTGAATGAGGTGTTTACTGGTGGTATTAGCTCATACAGTCTTATTCTGATGGCCATTAGCTTTTTGCAG aATCACAATAGGAAGGAAGGCAGAACGCTGAAAAACAACCTTGGGGTCCTTCTGATTGAGTTCTTTGAACTCTATGGACGTAATTTGAACTACACTAATGTGGGAATCCGAGTGAAAGATGGTGGAACCTATTTTAGCAAGCAGGAG GTTTTGCACAGTATGGATGACGTTTTCAATCAATCATGTGCACTGTTGTGCATTGAAGATCCCTTCACTCCAG GCAACTACATAGGAAAGAGCTCCTATAAATTTATGGAAGTGAAACAAGCATTTGAATATGCCTATGATGTTCTAAGCAAACAGGTTCTGAAAGAAGATTCTTGTTCACATGATCG AAATTTTGAGAGGCCTGAACAGGAAGGAGCTGGCCACCTCAGCCGCATTGTGCGGGTGACAGATGATGTTGTTGAATATCGTGATTGGGTCGCTAGAGTTTGGCCATCATATGATGTTCCATTAATAGCTGGTGTAAGCCAGTCACCCCCGACGTATGCTAGTATAGCAAACAGACATGTTCAACCTGAGACCCCAGGCATTACATCATTGGATGTCATCAACAAAAGTGCTACATGGCCATTGGGAAGATCTCAGTTAAATGCTGTAACTTTGGtgtctgaaaatgaaaaggtgACTGATAAAGAGGAAGAGCCTTTGGTCAGGCACACGAGTGCTGACAGCCTCTTTACTCTTGCAGGGGgaattgaaatgaaagtaaataaaaactCAGTTTGGTCTGCAACCTCTGTTCGGAAATTGGCAGATTCACTCGCACAAGACAATGTAGCCAAGAAAAGAATGAGCTCTGAAACAAAACCTGCCAATAGTTTAAGGCATTTGAAACCCACTATAACTGCAATACCTTCATCTGTCAGCACTAGCTCCTCATCACCAGTGACTTCTTATTCAGGGGCAATAAAGCAGTCCTTGACACCATCATTGAAACAAACAATAGGAACTCCAGCAAAGGCCTCTGTGGTTGACTCTTCCTCAAAGTTGAAAGCTGTGGCAGTTGTGGGACCTCTAAGTAGTGGCTCTCCAAAAAAGGCTGAAGAGCAGAAGACTTGTGCATCAAATAACAAT AATGCTGTGGTTAGTTCACCAAAGCTGGACTGCGTGACCACCAGGCAACTCAGTAAAGACAATGGTATGGGAAAACAAAGCTctcccacaatttttttaaacagtaaaAAGAACAATGACAACAGtaaccaaaacaacaacaacaataacaacaataacaaccaCGGCAAAAGTTACACAAACAGTGGTTCAAAGAGTTCATCCAAACACAAAGGTGGGAAATCACCCAAGAGTAAAAAGGGTAGGAGTTAA